Proteins encoded within one genomic window of Brockia lithotrophica:
- a CDS encoding CRISPR-associated protein Csx11, with the protein MTDSLSPAEILRNCRPLLLAMEAIGWFHMAGKAREEFLRKHGGENNKYDYKKWHEQENTSFTWDKLLGWVRQRCSHIIPEDAWPRSFADFTEKHTKASPGLLGLLQAAHGITSGVEKNLPTQTSNYLRQTIPHMWLSSPWGHPKRNLLADPPEILSPQGWEQLVREIRRVLEELQKLVTDKGSDDDWLKWRNSAIGEGSFIRRAFLSTLAETRLPDNDVTLWDQSYVAAALFKSAVAGELLKTLYQIYPDIKLNFLDENNIKKIAQKLSLKLPNKDSDKKAYINAFIKNNTRWRLLTVALGTEHYEARAVKIGDWTGAKSDIEDFFRQVAALVEVDLAVGSLLYRDNTVAVFSLPGERFDEEELERQRLNDSSFKYDDRIFAPWLKSLNTLLREQVDKFAYDLNLETPPYVRLSSPTRSLVPMVREWREARKTVAVPIHKPWDICHRVPTEAQGHVCPVCQVRLNGDRTNKGKPCEVCRERRHHRRDDWIFGQLGNDTIWFEEVADSNDRLALLTFSLDLEDWLNGERVDSLRAQAIPEWARFNPVFQEGESKRISNPISPQTLFSQIVGLIKEKILDKSGNWKFVDDDIFLNNLHDGFKHFRKSNLQRKNDDNNSYEKHLWRTFYEQIVEDRADAPSWDELNDDKRISWLAHQLFRKLPSPGRVYRFWRESEEFFHDLLREFRQLAARSDNPWRVRRLLLVPDNHDEWRDLTLYNGRWQGRQISLIYVKELGGFVTAFNLARWLRPEDSQTDLQGVRISLEVEDAPEGRREMTVKQVRGSWQPFAHLSVYHPVIPVELSPLRFRVLVPLEVASECVDLAVAQWQKRFARVWDRLPLRVGVVAFPRMVPYQAIVEAVRNVEDGLASGEETWMVVETRQMAGVVTLRMRRRRVDDREVLRDVPVVLPDGREDVFYPYVAVKDSQVRFPRDFQHPYGKVYRHVADLLPGDDIQVVPARVNTLFMDSTAARFNITPPRYLEDWTQMRQIWALLQRVAPSQTALQSLRSELARLEEEWKAPPEKKLAASPDLWRETLKAFLAHHLEVHGTELEALTEAAVQGILRWTLDWHIAVLKERL; encoded by the coding sequence ATGACGGACAGCCTTTCTCCTGCGGAAATTCTGCGAAATTGCCGTCCCCTGCTCCTGGCCATGGAAGCTATCGGTTGGTTCCATATGGCGGGTAAGGCGCGTGAGGAGTTTCTGCGTAAACACGGCGGTGAAAACAACAAGTATGATTACAAAAAGTGGCATGAACAGGAAAATACCTCTTTTACTTGGGATAAACTCCTGGGATGGGTACGGCAGCGGTGTAGTCACATTATTCCCGAAGACGCTTGGCCTCGATCCTTCGCCGATTTTACCGAAAAACATACAAAGGCTAGCCCAGGGCTTCTGGGCCTTCTTCAAGCCGCACACGGTATTACCTCTGGTGTTGAAAAGAACCTGCCTACACAGACGTCAAATTATCTCCGCCAGACAATCCCCCACATGTGGCTTTCCTCTCCTTGGGGGCATCCCAAGCGCAACCTCTTAGCCGACCCGCCGGAAATCCTTTCCCCCCAGGGATGGGAACAACTGGTGAGGGAAATCCGCCGGGTGTTGGAGGAACTCCAAAAACTGGTCACCGACAAGGGCTCAGACGACGACTGGCTGAAATGGCGAAATAGCGCTATTGGTGAGGGTTCTTTCATCCGCCGTGCTTTCCTCTCCACCCTAGCCGAAACCCGCTTACCCGACAACGACGTCACCCTCTGGGATCAGTCTTACGTGGCTGCCGCGCTGTTCAAGAGTGCGGTGGCTGGAGAGCTTTTGAAAACGCTTTATCAGATCTATCCGGATATAAAACTTAATTTCTTGGATGAGAATAATATCAAGAAAATCGCTCAAAAATTATCATTAAAATTACCGAATAAGGATAGTGACAAAAAAGCATACATAAACGCATTTATCAAAAACAACACTCGCTGGCGCCTGCTCACCGTAGCCCTCGGTACGGAGCACTACGAGGCCCGGGCAGTGAAGATTGGCGATTGGACGGGCGCTAAGAGTGACATTGAAGATTTTTTTCGCCAAGTGGCTGCGCTGGTAGAAGTGGACCTGGCAGTTGGTTCTCTGCTCTATCGGGATAACACCGTAGCTGTGTTTTCTTTACCAGGAGAGCGGTTTGACGAAGAAGAACTGGAGCGACAACGTCTAAATGACTCGAGTTTCAAATACGACGACCGGATTTTTGCTCCCTGGCTTAAGAGTTTGAACACCTTGCTACGGGAACAAGTGGATAAGTTTGCCTATGATCTTAACCTGGAAACACCGCCCTATGTGCGCCTCAGCAGCCCTACGCGTTCCTTGGTGCCGATGGTGCGTGAGTGGAGGGAAGCTCGAAAAACTGTGGCCGTTCCGATTCACAAACCGTGGGACATTTGTCACCGAGTTCCTACGGAAGCACAAGGCCACGTTTGCCCCGTTTGCCAGGTGCGCCTCAACGGAGACCGCACCAACAAGGGTAAACCCTGTGAGGTATGCCGTGAACGTCGTCACCACCGTCGCGACGACTGGATTTTTGGACAGTTGGGAAATGACACTATCTGGTTTGAAGAAGTGGCCGACAGCAACGATCGCCTTGCCTTACTTACCTTTTCGCTGGATCTGGAAGATTGGCTGAACGGCGAACGCGTAGACAGCCTGCGAGCGCAGGCGATTCCGGAGTGGGCGAGATTCAATCCTGTATTTCAAGAAGGCGAATCCAAACGAATTAGTAATCCAATATCTCCGCAGACTTTATTTTCCCAAATTGTTGGTTTAATTAAGGAAAAAATTCTAGATAAAAGCGGAAATTGGAAATTTGTTGACGACGATATTTTTTTGAATAACCTCCACGATGGTTTTAAACACTTTAGAAAATCGAATCTTCAAAGAAAAAATGATGATAATAACAGCTACGAGAAACATCTGTGGCGCACCTTTTACGAGCAAATCGTTGAAGATCGCGCAGATGCGCCTAGCTGGGATGAGTTGAACGACGACAAGCGCATCTCCTGGCTTGCCCACCAGCTCTTCCGCAAACTTCCATCCCCAGGTCGGGTTTACCGTTTCTGGCGAGAATCAGAAGAGTTTTTTCACGACCTTCTGAGGGAATTTCGTCAGCTGGCCGCTCGCAGCGACAACCCCTGGCGGGTGCGGCGGCTGCTGCTGGTCCCGGATAACCATGACGAGTGGCGTGATCTGACCCTCTACAACGGCCGCTGGCAAGGGCGGCAGATCAGCCTGATCTACGTAAAGGAGCTCGGTGGTTTCGTTACGGCCTTCAACCTGGCGCGCTGGCTTAGGCCGGAAGACTCCCAGACCGACTTGCAGGGGGTGAGGATATCCCTGGAAGTCGAAGATGCGCCCGAAGGGCGCCGCGAGATGACAGTAAAACAGGTTCGGGGATCATGGCAACCCTTCGCACATCTGAGCGTGTATCATCCTGTGATCCCCGTGGAACTCTCCCCCTTGCGCTTCCGCGTGCTGGTGCCGTTAGAGGTGGCTTCCGAATGTGTGGACCTGGCCGTGGCCCAGTGGCAGAAGCGCTTCGCCCGGGTATGGGACCGCCTTCCCCTTCGAGTGGGCGTGGTCGCCTTCCCGCGAATGGTTCCCTATCAGGCGATCGTAGAGGCTGTGCGCAATGTGGAAGACGGGCTGGCGAGCGGGGAAGAGACCTGGATGGTGGTGGAAACGAGACAAATGGCAGGTGTAGTGACCTTGCGCATGCGCCGACGCCGAGTTGACGACCGCGAAGTCCTTCGGGACGTGCCGGTCGTCCTGCCCGACGGCCGGGAGGACGTGTTCTACCCGTACGTAGCCGTAAAGGATTCTCAGGTGCGCTTTCCCCGCGACTTCCAGCATCCGTACGGTAAGGTATACCGTCATGTCGCCGATCTCCTGCCGGGAGACGATATTCAGGTAGTCCCGGCACGGGTGAATACGCTCTTCATGGATAGCACCGCCGCGCGCTTTAACATAACGCCCCCGCGATACCTTGAGGATTGGACGCAAATGCGTCAAATATGGGCGCTCTTGCAGCGGGTGGCGCCCAGCCAGACGGCATTGCAGAGCCTGCGTAGTGAGTTGGCACGTCTGGAAGAAGAGTGGAAGGCGCCCCCAGAAAAGAAACTGGCAGCCTCGCCCGATCTCTGGCGAGAAACCTTAAAAGCCTTTCTGGCTCACCATCTGGAGGTGCATGGCACAGAATTGGAGGCGCTCACCGAAGCCGCTGTGCAAGGTATCCTACGATGGACGCTGGATTGGCACATCGCTGTATTGAAAGAAAGACTATAA
- a CDS encoding RAMP superfamily CRISPR-associated protein produces MTWDYFVFIADTIENINNTQEISVSFECLASGFVDEVSLRFFLGGDKERARKNYIDKARKSDTKNQKCDFLSGVVPDFSHLPSLNWIGLQVDFELLTPWYSKDDRVFHVLDNPVRKDRVFGVPFMAASSWKGMLRWACRMRNGLREHLERHNNRLDNWRDPDWILHLFGNEKEEKENFRQGALVFYPTWFNKIGFEVINPHSRERRAGTQPIYYEVVPEIRPNEEGGKGTLSLLYAPWPGMKFSADSTKFSADPKEVLPKLLEAIEYLLTVYGISAKRTVGWGTAKITEWRAFHKDGGEVKESDRGALWKKVQTWLSVGGTP; encoded by the coding sequence ATGACTTGGGACTACTTTGTGTTTATTGCCGATACAATTGAAAATATAAACAACACTCAAGAAATATCGGTTTCCTTCGAGTGTCTTGCAAGCGGATTTGTAGATGAGGTTTCGCTGAGATTCTTTCTAGGTGGAGATAAGGAGAGGGCTCGTAAAAATTATATAGATAAAGCGCGGAAATCAGACACGAAGAACCAAAAATGTGATTTCCTTTCGGGAGTAGTTCCCGATTTCTCACACCTACCCTCCCTAAATTGGATCGGCCTCCAGGTAGACTTCGAACTCCTTACCCCTTGGTATTCCAAAGATGACCGGGTCTTCCACGTGCTGGACAACCCGGTGCGCAAAGACCGGGTCTTCGGTGTGCCCTTCATGGCGGCCTCCTCCTGGAAGGGCATGTTGCGTTGGGCTTGTCGAATGCGGAACGGATTGCGAGAGCACCTGGAACGGCACAACAACCGACTTGATAACTGGCGTGACCCCGACTGGATTTTGCACCTCTTTGGCAACGAAAAAGAAGAAAAAGAAAATTTTCGTCAGGGAGCTCTAGTGTTTTATCCTACTTGGTTTAACAAGATAGGTTTCGAAGTGATCAACCCCCACAGCCGGGAGCGTCGCGCCGGTACCCAACCTATCTACTACGAGGTGGTGCCCGAAATACGGCCTAATGAGGAAGGAGGAAAAGGTACCCTTTCCCTGCTTTACGCCCCCTGGCCCGGGATGAAGTTCAGTGCCGACTCTACGAAGTTCAGCGCCGACCCCAAAGAGGTGCTTCCCAAGCTATTGGAAGCCATTGAATACCTACTTACTGTTTACGGTATCTCCGCCAAACGCACCGTGGGCTGGGGGACGGCGAAGATCACGGAATGGCGGGCTTTCCATAAGGATGGGGGAGAAGTGAAGGAAAGCGATCGTGGAGCCCTCTGGAAAAAAGTGCAAACTTGGCTTTCGGTAGGAGGTACGCCATGA
- the cmr1 gene encoding type III-B CRISPR module RAMP protein Cmr1 — MGAGEWKEWEFKALTDIWTGDANGKGNRFIPTGLMGSIRWWFEVLVRGLGGKACDPTDGRVRCPNHGKRPNEADHHCVVCELFGCTGWARKFRLMVLDENGRVIQNQIKAKQTFILRFIPLRFIREEEWCLLNATLNLISKCGAVGGRTVLKPSKEWGIEDLGKDDLGVHNNQVIVKNSRKGLKLRKNDIILKIDGEQVSSIDDIERILKEKRHGDPIEIEVKKSNGETEKIKSWAGKRHHIDFGLVKLEHSPEDINCSRGEAEKYVIDSQWRKGFDYKPFAWASLKYFWCVKGKYLARLNNNESTFNMVIGRPSEKEKSSDENSDKWIAGYKATGGQLPESKKVFSFKNTNGKALTFGFVNPKEKIDPENMKSRLKDAWGDEFNPDIDFLTVDQILGELFNHS; from the coding sequence ATGGGTGCTGGCGAATGGAAGGAATGGGAGTTCAAGGCTTTGACGGACATTTGGACCGGGGATGCGAACGGTAAGGGAAATCGCTTCATTCCCACCGGACTTATGGGGTCCATCCGGTGGTGGTTCGAAGTTTTGGTACGAGGTTTGGGTGGGAAGGCATGTGATCCTACCGACGGAAGGGTTCGCTGTCCAAACCATGGAAAGCGTCCTAATGAAGCCGACCATCACTGTGTCGTTTGTGAACTTTTCGGTTGCACCGGATGGGCGCGCAAGTTCCGACTGATGGTTCTGGATGAAAATGGCCGAGTCATTCAGAATCAAATTAAAGCCAAGCAAACCTTCATCCTCCGCTTCATCCCCTTGCGCTTCATTCGGGAAGAGGAGTGGTGTCTGCTGAATGCCACTCTAAATTTAATCTCGAAATGTGGTGCGGTAGGGGGCAGGACGGTGTTGAAGCCGTCGAAGGAATGGGGGATTGAAGACCTTGGTAAAGACGATTTAGGTGTACATAACAACCAAGTAATAGTGAAAAACAGCCGGAAAGGCCTCAAATTACGTAAAAATGATATCATCTTGAAGATTGACGGAGAACAGGTTAGTAGTATCGACGATATTGAGCGAATCCTTAAGGAAAAGCGACACGGCGATCCTATAGAAATTGAGGTCAAGAAAAGTAACGGAGAGACAGAAAAAATAAAATCGTGGGCCGGTAAAAGACACCATATAGATTTTGGACTAGTGAAACTTGAACATTCTCCTGAAGATATTAATTGCAGTCGAGGAGAAGCAGAAAAATATGTGATTGATTCACAATGGCGAAAGGGCTTTGACTACAAACCCTTTGCCTGGGCCTCCCTAAAGTACTTTTGGTGCGTAAAGGGGAAATATCTGGCGAGGTTGAATAACAACGAAAGCACTTTCAATATGGTGATTGGGCGTCCAAGTGAAAAGGAAAAATCATCTGATGAAAATTCAGATAAATGGATCGCCGGATATAAAGCAACAGGAGGTCAGCTTCCTGAAAGCAAAAAAGTGTTTAGCTTTAAGAACACAAACGGAAAGGCACTAACTTTCGGCTTTGTGAATCCAAAAGAGAAAATTGATCCTGAAAATATGAAGAGTCGGCTAAAAGATGCCTGGGGCGACGAGTTTAACCCAGATATAGATTTTCTAACAGTCGATCAGATTTTGGGTGAGCTATTCAACCACTCTTAA